The following coding sequences are from one Halanaerobiales bacterium window:
- the atpG gene encoding ATP synthase F1 subunit gamma: METMRDIKRRISSVQNTKKITRAMKMVAGAKLRRAQEKAEDARPFFNKTRKILLDVQQHSRNTDHVLLNEREGNKHLYILITGDRGLCGAYNSNAINKFKNSINEDEENSLLAIGSNGRDYFKKRDFDIISEYVQLDDYPEFSFARKITNEIISLFKEDMFDKISLIYTHFETALSQEVKMIPLLPVNAPEKRERDEVQVEYLYEPSADEVLDVILPQYVNNVLYASLLESKASEFGARMTAMDSATDNASDMIEDLTKTYNRARQSEITQEITEIVSGAEALK, encoded by the coding sequence ATGGAGACGATGCGAGATATTAAACGCCGCATAAGTAGTGTGCAAAATACTAAAAAAATTACCAGAGCCATGAAAATGGTTGCTGGTGCTAAATTGCGTCGTGCTCAGGAAAAGGCTGAAGATGCCCGTCCTTTTTTCAATAAAACTAGAAAAATATTATTGGATGTGCAACAACATAGTCGAAATACCGACCATGTTTTGCTAAATGAAAGAGAAGGAAATAAGCATCTTTATATTCTAATTACTGGAGACCGCGGTTTATGTGGTGCCTATAATTCAAATGCAATAAATAAATTTAAAAATAGTATAAATGAAGATGAGGAAAATAGTCTTTTAGCTATTGGATCAAATGGTAGAGATTATTTTAAGAAAAGAGACTTTGATATAATATCTGAATATGTTCAGCTTGATGATTATCCTGAATTTAGTTTTGCCCGAAAAATTACAAATGAGATTATATCATTATTTAAAGAAGATATGTTTGATAAAATTAGTTTGATATATACTCATTTTGAAACTGCTTTATCTCAGGAAGTTAAAATGATTCCTCTTCTTCCAGTAAATGCACCGGAAAAAAGAGAAAGAGATGAGGTACAGGTAGAATATCTTTATGAACCATCTGCTGATGAAGTTCTGGATGTTATATTACCTCAATATGTCAATAATGTGCTGTATGCATCACTGTTAGAATCCAAGGCAAGTGAATTTGGAGCAAGAATGACAGCCATGGATTCTGCTACTGATAATGCCAGTGATATGATTGAGGACTTAACCAAAACTTATAACAGAGCTCGTCAGTCTGAAATTACCCAGGAAATAACTGAGATAGTAAGTGGAGCTGAGGCTCTCAAATAA